CGTCGCATGCGCCGGCGTCACCTTGACGGCCGTTGCAACGGCTCTGGAGATACCCGTGACCGGCGGAAAAGTCATCGCCGAGGGCGACCTCGATTTTCGTGGAACGCTCGGGGTGAACAAGGAAACCCATGTGGGCTTCACCGGCATTCGGCTGCGATTCGAGCTGGATACCGACGCCACTCCCGAACAGCTGGAAACGCTTTTAAAGCTGACGGAACGGTACTGCGTGGTGTATCAAACGCTGCGCCAACCGCCCCAATTTGATGTCTCATGCCGCGCCAATGCGAACCCGTAGCGGAGCGCAAACGGTTCCCCAATAGTTTGTCGCGTTTGCCCTGCCCGCCGGATAACCCGCAACGCGTCCCGTAGGGCACGCTTCCTTGACAAAAC
This region of bacterium genomic DNA includes:
- a CDS encoding OsmC family protein, whose product is MDAQNLKALQAPIKERYHKDPEAAKIQLRAEGTLGADHLTCKVETGRALVEAGLHPATGGTGFHACSGDMLLEAIVACAGVTLTAVATALEIPVTGGKVIAEGDLDFRGTLGVNKETHVGFTGIRLRFELDTDATPEQLETLLKLTERYCVVYQTLRQPPQFDVSCRANANP